The proteins below come from a single Aegilops tauschii subsp. strangulata cultivar AL8/78 chromosome 6, Aet v6.0, whole genome shotgun sequence genomic window:
- the LOC109766093 gene encoding MADS-box transcription factor 57 isoform X2: MGRGKIVIRRIDNSTNRQVTFSKRRGGLLKKAKELSILCDAEVGLVVFSSTGRLHEFSSTNMKAVIDRYTKAKEEQPGVNATSEIKLWQREAASLRQQLHDLQESHKQLMGEELSSLGVRDLQGLENRLEMSLRSIKTRKDNLLRSEIEELHRKGSLIHQENTELCRRLNIMSQQKMELSRKLQSCESGGATDANKSSSTPFSFRIVQDANIPANLELSQAQQNEQEHSETGAPALGLQLS, encoded by the exons ATGGGGAGGGGGAAGATAGTGATCAGGAGGATCGACAACTCGACGAACAGGCAGGTGACCTTCTCGAAGCGGCGGGGCGGGCTGCTGAAGAAGGCCAAGGAGCTCTCCATCCTCTGCGATGCGGAGGTCGGCCTCGTCGTCTTCTCCAGCACCGGCAGGCTCCATGAGTTCTCCAGCACCAA CATGAAAGCTGTGATAGACCGGTATACCAAGGCAAAAGAGGAGCAGCCTGGCGTGAATGCAACTTCAGAGATTAAG CTTTGGCAAAGGGAGGCAGCAAGCTTGAGGCAGCAACTGCACGACTTGCAAGAAAGCCACAA GCAACTGATGGGAGAGGAGCTTTCCAGCCTAGGTGTAAGAGATCTCCAGGGTTTAGAGAATCGGCTCGAAATGAGTTTACGCAGTATCAAAACAAGGAAG GACAACCTTCTGAGAAGTGAAATTGAAGAGTTACACAGGAAG GGAAGTCTAATCCACCAGGAAAACACGGAACTGTGTCGTAGATTAAACATCATGTCACAACAAAAAATGGAACTGAGCAGAAAG CTTCAGAGCTGTGAATCGGGAGGTGCCACTGATGCAAATAAAAGCTCTAGCACTCCCTTCAGCTTTCGTATTGTACAAGACGCAAATATCCCTGCTAATCTTGAACTGAGCCAGGCACAACAAAACGAACAGGAGCACTCCGAAACAGGCGCTCCAGCACTGGG ACTTCAACTGTCCTAA
- the LOC109766093 gene encoding MADS-box transcription factor 57 isoform X1, whose protein sequence is MGRGKIVIRRIDNSTNRQVTFSKRRGGLLKKAKELSILCDAEVGLVVFSSTGRLHEFSSTNMKAVIDRYTKAKEEQPGVNATSEIKLWQREAASLRQQLHDLQESHKQLMGEELSSLGVRDLQGLENRLEMSLRSIKTRKDNLLRSEIEELHRKGSLIHQENTELCRRLNIMSQQKMELSRKLQSCESGGATDANKSSSTPFSFRIVQDANIPANLELSQAQQNEQEHSETGAPALGRLQLS, encoded by the exons ATGGGGAGGGGGAAGATAGTGATCAGGAGGATCGACAACTCGACGAACAGGCAGGTGACCTTCTCGAAGCGGCGGGGCGGGCTGCTGAAGAAGGCCAAGGAGCTCTCCATCCTCTGCGATGCGGAGGTCGGCCTCGTCGTCTTCTCCAGCACCGGCAGGCTCCATGAGTTCTCCAGCACCAA CATGAAAGCTGTGATAGACCGGTATACCAAGGCAAAAGAGGAGCAGCCTGGCGTGAATGCAACTTCAGAGATTAAG CTTTGGCAAAGGGAGGCAGCAAGCTTGAGGCAGCAACTGCACGACTTGCAAGAAAGCCACAA GCAACTGATGGGAGAGGAGCTTTCCAGCCTAGGTGTAAGAGATCTCCAGGGTTTAGAGAATCGGCTCGAAATGAGTTTACGCAGTATCAAAACAAGGAAG GACAACCTTCTGAGAAGTGAAATTGAAGAGTTACACAGGAAG GGAAGTCTAATCCACCAGGAAAACACGGAACTGTGTCGTAGATTAAACATCATGTCACAACAAAAAATGGAACTGAGCAGAAAG CTTCAGAGCTGTGAATCGGGAGGTGCCACTGATGCAAATAAAAGCTCTAGCACTCCCTTCAGCTTTCGTATTGTACAAGACGCAAATATCCCTGCTAATCTTGAACTGAGCCAGGCACAACAAAACGAACAGGAGCACTCCGAAACAGGCGCTCCAGCACTGGG CAGACTTCAACTGTCCTAA